From Pseudoalteromonas sp. R3, one genomic window encodes:
- a CDS encoding bifunctional GNAT family N-acetyltransferase/carbon-nitrogen hydrolase family protein, which yields MSDSNLTDNFEHKLNLRSLEVEDYADLKEVMGIVYPDLGGAPSEKQFKAQLSSFPEGQICIEDHGKVVAAAFSLIVDYDKFGDHHTYDEITGDAYLTTHDPQGDVLYGAEVFVHPDYQGMRLGRRLYEARKELCQNLNLKSIVAGGRIPNYQHHASEMSPQKYIELVKKKEIYDPILSFQLSNDFEVKRVLNKYLPEDKESKGYATLLEWTNLYYERHESPLFGAVKKSARVGCVQWQMRPLNSVAELTQHVEFFIDALADYQCDLALLPELFNAPLMGIEAHENSLDSIKALAAFSNEVVEAISHLAVSYNINIIAGSIPVIEDKALYNVSYFCRRDGTIESQTKIHPTPYEKSAWIMQGGDSLSVFDTDFGKIGILICYDVEFPELARLLSEQGMQILFVPFWTDTKNAYLRVRCCAQARAIENECYVVTAGSVGNLPKVDGADIQYAQSAVFSPSDFAFPHDATMAETTPNTEMTLIVDLDLEKLHELRHEGSVRNYLDRRRDLYRINWLGEQKIK from the coding sequence ATGAGCGACAGTAACTTAACTGATAACTTTGAACATAAACTCAATCTGCGCAGCCTGGAGGTGGAGGATTATGCAGATCTTAAAGAGGTGATGGGTATTGTTTACCCTGATCTGGGAGGCGCCCCGTCAGAGAAGCAGTTCAAGGCTCAGCTCAGCAGCTTTCCCGAAGGTCAGATCTGTATTGAAGACCATGGTAAAGTGGTCGCCGCAGCATTCTCCTTGATTGTGGATTATGACAAGTTTGGCGACCACCATACCTATGATGAAATAACCGGTGACGCCTATCTCACAACACATGACCCGCAGGGAGATGTGCTTTATGGTGCCGAAGTCTTTGTGCACCCTGACTATCAGGGCATGCGTCTGGGACGTCGTTTGTACGAGGCCAGAAAAGAACTATGCCAAAACCTAAATCTTAAATCGATTGTGGCCGGCGGACGCATTCCTAACTATCAACACCATGCCAGCGAGATGTCGCCACAAAAGTATATTGAGCTGGTAAAGAAAAAAGAAATCTATGACCCCATACTCAGCTTTCAGCTGTCTAACGACTTTGAAGTAAAGCGCGTACTCAATAAATACCTGCCGGAAGACAAAGAGTCCAAAGGGTATGCAACCTTGCTGGAATGGACCAACCTGTACTACGAGCGCCATGAATCCCCTTTGTTTGGCGCGGTCAAAAAATCCGCCCGGGTAGGCTGTGTACAATGGCAGATGCGTCCGCTTAATTCCGTTGCTGAGTTGACCCAGCATGTGGAGTTCTTTATTGATGCACTGGCCGATTATCAGTGCGATCTGGCATTGCTGCCTGAGTTGTTTAATGCGCCATTGATGGGCATAGAGGCGCACGAGAACTCGCTGGACTCCATCAAAGCACTGGCGGCATTTTCCAATGAAGTAGTGGAAGCCATCTCCCATCTGGCGGTCAGCTACAACATTAATATTATCGCAGGGTCAATTCCGGTGATAGAAGACAAAGCACTCTACAATGTGTCTTATTTTTGCCGGCGCGACGGTACCATAGAGTCGCAAACTAAAATTCACCCGACCCCGTATGAAAAAAGTGCCTGGATCATGCAAGGTGGCGATAGCCTGAGTGTGTTTGATACCGACTTTGGCAAGATTGGTATTCTGATCTGCTACGATGTGGAGTTTCCTGAGCTGGCGCGCCTGCTGTCAGAGCAGGGGATGCAGATCCTGTTTGTGCCTTTCTGGACAGATACTAAAAATGCCTATTTACGGGTACGTTGTTGCGCGCAAGCCCGTGCCATTGAAAACGAATGCTATGTGGTGACGGCGGGCAGTGTGGGGAACCTGCCCAAGGTGGATGGGGCCGATATTCAGTATGCTCAGTCAGCGGTATTTTCTCCATCTGATTTTGCGTTTCCTCACGATGCGACCATGGCTGAAACCACCCCGAACACAGAAATGACCTTGATTGTCGACTTAGATCTGGAGAAGTTGCATGAACTGCGTCATGAGGGGTCTG